From Dehalococcoidia bacterium:
GAGCTGCAAGCCGTCCGCTCCGCTTTGCGTCTCGCGTCCTATCAAATCCAGGTTCACTTGTCCGCTTGACCGGAAAGGACCCCGCACATGACAACGACTCTCTACCCGCAAGAGACCCGCACAGCCGCCGACGGCCGCCCCGCCATTGGCATCGGCCGCTTCTACACGAAGCCGGGGATCGACCCCTACAGCCTGATCGAGTGGGACAGGCGTACGGCCGCGATCACGGACGAGTCCGGCAAGGCCGTCTTCGAGCAGACGGACGTCGAGGTGCCGTCGTTCTGGTCCCAGACCGCCACCCAGGTCGTCGCCTCGAAGTACTTTCGCGGCCGCGTCGGCACCCCCGAGCGCGAGAGCTCGGCCCGCCAGATGGTCGACCGCATCGTCAACGTGATCACCGCCTGGGGGATGGTCGCCGGCTGTGGCCACGTGCCGGCGCCCGAGCTTTCATACCTCCGGACGGCCGCGGAGGGCGGCAGTGTCCGGGCGTTTGAAGGTTCGTTCGTCCCCTGCCCGAGTTGTGGCACGCCCTCCTACTTCTCTTCCGAAGATGAGGCCTCAGCCTTCGCGAACGAGCTGCGCCACATCCTCATCAACCAGCTCGCCTGCTTCAACTCGCCTGTCTGGTTCAACGTTGGTGTGAAAGAGAAGCCGCAGTGCTCGGCCTGCTTCATCCTCTCGGTCGAGGACTCGATGGACTCGATCCTGGAGTGGTGCCGCACGGAGGGCATGATCTTCAAGGGCGGCTCCGGCTCCGGCATCAACCTCTCCACCATCCGCTCCTCGCGCGAGCACCTCTCGGGCGGCGGCATCGCCTCCGGGCCCGTGTCGTTCATGCGCGGGGCGGACGCCATCGCCGGCTCGATCAAGTCCGGCGGCACGACCCGCCGGGCGGCGAAGATGGTGGTGCTCAACGCCGACCACCCCGATATTCTCGACTTCATCCAGTGCAAGGCGCGCGAGGAGAAGAAGGCCTACGACCTCGGCGCCGCGGGCTGGGACATGTCGCTGAACGGCGAGGCCTGGGCCTCGGTCCAGTTCCAGAACGCCAACAACTCCGTGCGCGCCACGGACGACTTCATGCGCGCCGCGATCAAGGGGGCGCCCTGGGAGCTGCGCGCCGTCACGACGGGCGAGGTCATCGAGACGGTAAACGCCCGCGACGTGCTGAAGGCCATCGCCCAGGCGGCCTGGGAGTGTGGCGACCCGGGCATGCAGTTCCACACCACGATCAACGACTGGCACACCTGCTCGAACACGGGGCCGATCAACGCCTCGAATCCCTGCTCCGAGTACATGCACGTGGACGACTCCGCCTGCAACCTGGCCAGCATCAACCTCCTGAAGTTCCTGCGGAAGGAATCAGGAAACGGGAAGCAGGAGGGAGACTCGGACTTCCGGTCTGTCCTCGGCGGCGCCGCCGCGGGCAGCGAGAGCGGGGCTAGCGGGCGCATTGTCTTCGACGTCGAGGCGTTCCGGCACACGGTAGACGTGATGATCACGGCGCAGGAGATCATCGTCGGGCACTCGAGCTACCCGACGGAGAAGATCGAGCGCAACGCGCATGCCATGCGCCAACTCGGTCTCGGCTACGCCAACCTCGGCGCGCTGCTCATGACCCTCGGCCTTCCCTACGACTCCGACGAGGGCCGGTCATACGCGGCGGCGATCACGGCGCTGATGACGGGACGCGCTTACGGCCGCTCGGCCGCCATCGCCGCCCGCGTCGGCCCCTTCTCCGAGTACGAGCGCAACCGCGAGCCGATGCTGCGGGTGATCCGCAAGCACCGCGAGGCCGCCTACGCCATCGACTCGGGCCTGGTCGGTGACCCCGGCCTCGTGAAGGCGGCGACTAGCGCCTGGGATGACGCCCTGGAAATGGGTGAGCGGTACGGCTACCGCAACGCCCAGGCGACTGTCCTGGCGCCGACCGGCACCATCGCCTTCATGATGGACTGCGACACGACGGGCGTGGAGCCTGACATCGCCCTCATCAAGTACAAGAAGCTCGTCGGCGGCGGCATGCTGCGCATCGTCAACCAGACCGTGCCGGTGGCGCTCGCCCGCCTCGGCTACGACAGCGCCACCATCGAGGGCATCGTCCGCTACATC
This genomic window contains:
- a CDS encoding adenosylcobalamin-dependent ribonucleoside-diphosphate reductase, with amino-acid sequence MTTTLYPQETRTAADGRPAIGIGRFYTKPGIDPYSLIEWDRRTAAITDESGKAVFEQTDVEVPSFWSQTATQVVASKYFRGRVGTPERESSARQMVDRIVNVITAWGMVAGCGHVPAPELSYLRTAAEGGSVRAFEGSFVPCPSCGTPSYFSSEDEASAFANELRHILINQLACFNSPVWFNVGVKEKPQCSACFILSVEDSMDSILEWCRTEGMIFKGGSGSGINLSTIRSSREHLSGGGIASGPVSFMRGADAIAGSIKSGGTTRRAAKMVVLNADHPDILDFIQCKAREEKKAYDLGAAGWDMSLNGEAWASVQFQNANNSVRATDDFMRAAIKGAPWELRAVTTGEVIETVNARDVLKAIAQAAWECGDPGMQFHTTINDWHTCSNTGPINASNPCSEYMHVDDSACNLASINLLKFLRKESGNGKQEGDSDFRSVLGGAAAGSESGASGRIVFDVEAFRHTVDVMITAQEIIVGHSSYPTEKIERNAHAMRQLGLGYANLGALLMTLGLPYDSDEGRSYAAAITALMTGRAYGRSAAIAARVGPFSEYERNREPMLRVIRKHREAAYAIDSGLVGDPGLVKAATSAWDDALEMGERYGYRNAQATVLAPTGTIAFMMDCDTTGVEPDIALIKYKKLVGGGMLRIVNQTVPVALARLGYDSATIEGIVRYIDEEGTIEGAPGLQEKHLPVFDCAFRAEKGVRSIHPMGHVKMMGAIQPFISGAISKTVNVPNEATVEDIEEVFIESWRQGVKAIAIYRDGSKAVQPLSTSKDGGSAKQEPGQAEPSGPVRRRLPDTRRSIAHKFSIQGHEGYLHVGMYDDGQPGEIFVTMAKEGSTISGLMDAFATSISLTLQYGVPLRDLVQKFSHMRFEPMGMTENREIPMAQSIIDYIFRWLASQFLSDEDKRELGIMTVSERLRLEAPFAGVQPELVPAPVQPIPSVLPIAGGSVEASAPPAVPNGHAPANGNGGSTTAAHYHGPRVQADAPACANCGWIMTRSGTCYRCENCGSTSGCS